A region of Domibacillus sp. DTU_2020_1001157_1_SI_ALB_TIR_016 DNA encodes the following proteins:
- a CDS encoding amino acid ABC transporter permease: MDTVSTVLPYLLEGLKTTLYIFIIAIILGFAIGLVVALLRLSPVKMLNWIAKAFVDIIRGTPFIVQLFFIYFGLNSLQIFSMDNTTAGIVTVAINAGAYFAEIIRAGIQSVDKGQTEAARSLGMTSTQNMVSIVLPQAFRRMLPTITNQSIISLKDTSLLSIIGIADITQRGQIQASATFEAFTVWIVVGIIYFIIIYLLSVLGNFLERRFQLK, encoded by the coding sequence GTGGACACTGTCTCAACTGTACTTCCTTATTTGCTGGAAGGCTTAAAAACAACTCTTTATATTTTCATAATTGCGATCATTTTAGGCTTTGCCATCGGTCTTGTTGTTGCGTTACTTCGCTTATCGCCTGTTAAAATGCTGAATTGGATTGCCAAAGCATTTGTAGACATTATTCGGGGAACACCGTTTATCGTACAACTATTCTTTATTTATTTTGGATTAAACTCGCTGCAAATTTTTTCGATGGATAACACAACCGCAGGTATTGTTACAGTCGCTATTAATGCAGGGGCATATTTTGCTGAAATTATTCGTGCCGGTATTCAGTCAGTGGACAAAGGACAGACAGAAGCGGCCCGGTCGCTCGGAATGACCAGCACACAAAACATGGTATCTATTGTGTTGCCGCAGGCATTTAGACGCATGCTGCCAACCATCACGAACCAGTCTATTATCAGCTTGAAAGATACGTCTCTTTTATCCATTATCGGTATTGCGGATATTACCCAAAGAGGACAGATTCAGGCTTCTGCTACATTTGAAGCTTTTACGGTCTGGATTGTGGTCGGGATCATTTATTTCATTATTATCTACCTGCTTTCTGTACTGGGTAATTTCCTGGAAAGGAGATTTCAATTGAAATGA
- a CDS encoding GntR family transcriptional regulator, with the protein MRDEAYNTLLEWIVLGKLEPDTKLKDQELSEVLGISRTPIREALLKLEDEGLVVTKANRWTQVAPINPIEAENIYSIGWTLECLALEQSVPLITSKDIAELEALNERFYRILGSGDKLAAIEADNEFHNKIIQLPGNAELVKMLEGVKVKIKRMELYYFQLNSRKPTSYEEHKQIIEALKRKNAVQAKEALKANWKNSLDRIRMNMN; encoded by the coding sequence ATGAGGGATGAGGCTTACAATACATTGCTGGAATGGATTGTGCTTGGAAAATTGGAACCGGATACAAAACTGAAAGACCAAGAGTTGTCGGAAGTGCTCGGGATCAGCCGTACACCCATTCGGGAAGCGCTGCTTAAGCTTGAGGATGAAGGGCTGGTTGTCACGAAAGCGAATCGCTGGACCCAGGTAGCGCCCATTAATCCTATTGAAGCAGAAAACATTTACTCGATTGGCTGGACGCTTGAATGCCTGGCATTAGAGCAGAGCGTGCCTCTTATTACTTCAAAAGATATTGCAGAGCTAGAAGCATTGAATGAACGTTTTTATCGAATTCTTGGCAGCGGTGACAAGCTGGCCGCTATTGAAGCTGATAATGAATTTCACAATAAGATTATTCAGCTGCCGGGTAATGCGGAGCTTGTAAAAATGCTTGAAGGCGTAAAAGTCAAAATTAAACGAATGGAACTTTATTATTTTCAGTTAAACAGCCGTAAGCCCACTTCGTATGAAGAACATAAACAAATTATTGAGGCATTAAAAAGAAAAAATGCAGTACAGGCCAAAGAAGCCCTAAAAGCTAACTGGAAAAACAGCCTTGACCGTATCCGGATGAATATGAACTAA
- a CDS encoding Na(+)/H(+) antiporter subunit F1: MIYSIFTAAVVLFSLAIGLCLLRILKGPTLPDRVVAFDVIGVNLMSMVAILSALLQTKAYLEVILIIAILAFISTVAFSKYMERGIIIDRKPNR; this comes from the coding sequence ATGATCTATTCTATTTTCACTGCCGCGGTTGTGCTTTTCAGCCTGGCGATCGGCCTTTGTCTTCTTCGTATCCTTAAAGGGCCTACACTGCCGGATCGAGTCGTCGCATTTGATGTGATCGGCGTTAATTTGATGTCAATGGTAGCTATTCTTAGTGCCCTGCTTCAAACGAAAGCCTATTTAGAAGTGATTTTAATTATTGCGATCCTTGCCTTTATCAGCACAGTCGCTTTTTCAAAATACATGGAAAGAGGGATCATCATTGACAGAAAACCAAATCGTTGA
- a CDS encoding Na+/H+ antiporter subunit A translates to MTLIHLFVLVPILSALLIPFIGKWFPKLHLGWAALFVPVLLFVCFCTAIPKVAAGGSVSGSMSWSQALDLAFSVHLDGLSLIFTLVITGIGSLVVLYSIFYLSKERESLSHFYAYLLLFMGAMLGVVLSDNMIMLYVFWELTSISSFLLIAFWFRRKKSRYGAQKSFLITVGGGLFMLVGFIMLHVITGTNSIQEIIAMDDSIREHALFVPALILILIGAFTKSAQFPFHIWLPDAMEAPTPVSAYLHSATMVKAGLFLVARFTPIFGGEAVWFWLVSGIGMFTMFWGSFSAVRQKDLKALLAYSTISQLGLIMFLFGMGSAALQGGASTESIIYTKAIFAALFHLVNHSTFKGALFMVVGIVDHEVGTRDIRKLGGLLPFMPVTFTLAVISSFSMAGLPPFNGFLSKEMFFTASLQAGSMNIFSMDTWGPLFPIIAWAGSVFTFVYSMFIVFRTFLGPYRRERLEKTPHEAPLGMLISPIVLCAIIITLFFVPNGLSHYLLAPAMHSILPSYQDMEGLIPHISAWHGFNPELFMTAGVVVIGALLARMYRAWQDVYELFPASRSLDRGYQWLLTGSEIGSKKVTNLYMTGFLRHYLYYIYGFLIFLTGGTLLFSGGLSLRFSHDVPAAPYEMLLVLIMAAAGVSILFTKSRMTAALLNGILGYSIAIFFVLFRAPDLALTQLVVETVTTVLFLLCFYHLPEWPKEDRSFKVRIPKILISIGMGMLTVLLALSVQGNKLFDSISSYFEDSYDLAGGRNIVNAILGDFRAFDTMLEVVVLFIAGVGVYTLVKLKIPKGADDHERK, encoded by the coding sequence TTGACACTGATTCATCTGTTTGTTCTCGTTCCGATCTTGTCAGCGCTGCTGATCCCCTTTATCGGAAAATGGTTTCCGAAACTTCATCTTGGCTGGGCCGCTCTTTTTGTTCCCGTTTTATTATTTGTTTGTTTTTGTACAGCCATTCCAAAAGTGGCGGCTGGAGGATCCGTCTCTGGATCGATGAGCTGGTCACAGGCATTGGATCTTGCTTTTTCCGTGCATCTAGACGGACTCAGCTTGATTTTCACGCTGGTCATTACCGGCATTGGCAGCTTGGTCGTTCTTTATTCCATTTTTTATTTATCAAAAGAGCGGGAGTCTCTCTCTCACTTTTACGCCTATCTGCTTTTGTTTATGGGCGCGATGCTCGGGGTCGTTCTCTCAGATAATATGATCATGCTGTACGTATTCTGGGAACTGACCAGTATTTCATCTTTCCTGCTCATCGCTTTTTGGTTCCGGCGGAAAAAATCGCGCTACGGGGCGCAAAAATCTTTTTTAATTACGGTAGGCGGCGGGCTTTTTATGCTGGTCGGCTTCATTATGCTGCATGTGATAACAGGGACAAACAGCATACAAGAAATCATTGCCATGGATGATTCTATCCGGGAACACGCATTGTTTGTGCCAGCGCTCATTCTGATTTTAATTGGCGCATTCACCAAGTCCGCCCAATTCCCTTTTCATATCTGGCTCCCTGATGCAATGGAAGCGCCGACGCCTGTCAGTGCTTATCTTCATTCTGCCACAATGGTGAAAGCCGGCCTGTTCCTGGTCGCACGTTTTACACCCATTTTTGGCGGGGAAGCCGTTTGGTTCTGGCTGGTCAGCGGAATCGGGATGTTTACAATGTTTTGGGGTTCTTTTTCCGCTGTTCGTCAAAAAGATTTAAAAGCCCTGCTTGCGTATTCAACGATCAGCCAGCTCGGCTTGATTATGTTTTTGTTTGGAATGGGTTCTGCTGCGCTGCAGGGCGGCGCTTCCACAGAGTCTATCATTTATACGAAAGCAATTTTTGCTGCTCTTTTCCATCTTGTGAATCATTCTACGTTTAAAGGCGCCCTATTTATGGTGGTGGGCATTGTTGACCATGAAGTCGGCACCCGGGATATCCGGAAGCTCGGCGGACTGCTGCCTTTTATGCCGGTTACGTTTACTTTAGCCGTCATCAGCAGTTTTTCTATGGCGGGACTTCCCCCGTTTAATGGCTTTTTAAGCAAAGAAATGTTTTTCACCGCTTCTCTACAGGCAGGCAGCATGAACATCTTTTCCATGGATACATGGGGACCGCTTTTCCCCATTATCGCATGGGCCGGCAGTGTGTTTACGTTCGTTTATTCTATGTTTATCGTATTTCGGACGTTTCTTGGTCCGTACCGCCGCGAGCGGCTGGAAAAAACCCCTCATGAAGCACCTCTGGGTATGTTGATTTCTCCGATTGTGCTTTGTGCGATCATTATAACGTTATTTTTTGTTCCAAATGGGCTGAGTCACTACCTGCTGGCTCCGGCTATGCACAGTATTCTTCCATCTTATCAAGACATGGAAGGTTTAATTCCACATATTTCAGCCTGGCACGGCTTTAACCCGGAACTGTTTATGACAGCAGGTGTTGTTGTAATCGGTGCACTGCTGGCGAGAATGTACCGCGCCTGGCAGGATGTGTATGAGCTGTTTCCGGCAAGCCGGAGTCTTGACCGCGGTTATCAGTGGCTGCTGACTGGAAGTGAAATAGGCTCAAAAAAAGTAACCAATCTCTATATGACCGGATTTTTGCGCCATTACTTGTATTATATTTATGGCTTTTTGATTTTCTTGACGGGCGGCACTCTTCTTTTTTCAGGCGGGCTTTCCCTTCGTTTTTCTCACGATGTCCCCGCTGCTCCATATGAAATGCTGCTCGTGCTCATTATGGCAGCAGCAGGCGTCAGCATTCTGTTTACCAAGTCACGGATGACGGCCGCACTGCTCAATGGAATCCTTGGCTACTCGATTGCGATCTTCTTTGTGCTTTTTCGGGCACCAGATCTTGCTTTAACACAGCTCGTAGTAGAAACCGTTACAACCGTTTTGTTTCTGCTTTGCTTTTATCATCTGCCGGAATGGCCAAAAGAAGATCGTTCCTTTAAAGTACGTATCCCTAAAATACTCATCTCTATCGGTATGGGTATGTTGACGGTGCTGCTTGCTCTTTCGGTACAAGGAAATAAATTATTCGATTCCATTTCTTCTTATTTTGAAGATTCTTATGATCTTGCAGGCGGACGTAATATTGTGAATGCTATTTTAGGAGATTTTCGGGCGTTTGATACGATGCTTGAAGTTGTTGTGTTATTCATTGCCGGAGTGGGCGTCTATACGCTGGTGAAACTGAAAATACCGAAAGGAGCGGATGATCATGAGAGAAAATGA
- a CDS encoding Na+/H+ antiporter subunit D — MNNILVFPMIVPILAAMLLLFFRSNRAIQRWGSVGAMTAVFLISIWILQQVMRRGILRLDFGEWLPPFGITFVADVFAMLLVTVSSLVTVLCLVYAAFAKDEKRESFFLYPFSLLLAAGVNGSFLTGDLFNLFVCFEVMLLASYALMTLGGEKKQLTEGIKYMLINILSSWLFLLGIAYLYGTLGTLNMAHLSLRIAEAGQPPLLTTISMLFLVVFSLKAGLVLYFWLPGSYSALPAAISALFAALLTKVGVYALFRTFTLLFYHEPSFTHTVIGYMAAATMIGGSIGALAHRDVRKIASYNVVIAIGFILVGLASYNEAGIQGSIYYLIHDIVIKGLLFLLVGTIIHLTGKARFDEESGLITNYPLFGWLFFIMILSLGGIPPFSGFAGKLFIGEGAVGAGHYGLTAVAFLSSLFVLYSLLRVFLIMFWGESTITSKNQVPLSKGMLASLLALGILTTVLGLGMDVLSPYISEAADVLVNPDLYIEGAMQND; from the coding sequence ATGAATAACATATTGGTTTTCCCGATGATTGTGCCAATTTTAGCGGCCATGCTGCTTCTTTTCTTTCGATCAAACCGTGCCATTCAGCGCTGGGGCAGCGTCGGAGCCATGACGGCCGTGTTTTTGATCAGTATATGGATTCTGCAGCAGGTGATGCGCCGCGGTATCCTCCGGCTCGACTTTGGTGAATGGCTGCCTCCGTTTGGGATTACTTTTGTAGCGGATGTATTTGCGATGCTGCTTGTAACGGTTTCTTCTCTTGTCACCGTTCTTTGTTTAGTGTATGCCGCTTTTGCGAAAGATGAAAAACGCGAATCTTTCTTTCTATATCCTTTTTCCCTGTTGCTCGCCGCTGGCGTAAACGGCTCGTTTTTAACGGGAGACTTGTTTAATTTGTTTGTCTGCTTTGAAGTCATGCTGCTCGCTTCTTACGCCCTGATGACACTCGGCGGAGAAAAAAAGCAGCTAACCGAAGGCATTAAATATATGCTGATTAACATTTTGTCATCCTGGCTGTTTCTTCTCGGGATCGCGTATCTTTATGGAACACTGGGAACTTTAAATATGGCTCATTTATCTCTGCGGATCGCAGAGGCTGGACAGCCGCCTCTTTTAACCACGATCAGTATGCTGTTTTTAGTAGTCTTCTCCTTAAAAGCCGGACTCGTTCTTTATTTCTGGCTTCCGGGCTCCTACAGCGCGCTGCCGGCAGCCATCTCCGCCCTGTTTGCCGCTCTTTTAACGAAAGTAGGCGTTTATGCGCTGTTCCGGACCTTTACCCTGCTGTTTTACCATGAGCCTTCTTTTACGCATACGGTCATCGGATATATGGCGGCTGCGACTATGATTGGCGGCAGTATCGGAGCACTTGCCCATCGGGATGTAAGGAAAATTGCTTCTTATAATGTTGTCATTGCAATCGGCTTTATCCTGGTCGGTCTTGCTTCTTACAATGAAGCAGGGATTCAAGGCTCTATTTATTACTTGATTCATGACATTGTTATAAAAGGCCTGCTGTTTCTGCTTGTTGGGACGATTATTCATTTAACCGGTAAAGCCCGGTTTGATGAGGAAAGCGGCTTGATCACCAACTATCCGCTGTTTGGCTGGCTTTTCTTTATTATGATTCTCTCGCTCGGCGGCATTCCTCCGTTCAGTGGATTTGCAGGCAAGCTGTTCATTGGAGAAGGAGCCGTTGGTGCAGGGCATTACGGATTAACGGCTGTTGCGTTTCTATCGAGCCTGTTTGTCCTGTACTCCCTTTTACGGGTGTTTCTCATTATGTTTTGGGGAGAGTCGACCATTACGTCGAAAAATCAAGTGCCTTTATCGAAAGGAATGCTTGCATCCCTTTTGGCTTTAGGGATTCTCACGACCGTGCTTGGGCTTGGAATGGATGTTCTCTCTCCTTATATTTCAGAAGCCGCTGATGTATTGGTGAATCCAGACTTGTATATTGAAGGAGCCATGCAAAATGATTAA
- a CDS encoding tyrosine-type recombinase/integrase encodes MEFVNPIKNVQDIQLIKGMLKKKSSRDFVLFVLGINTGLKISTILSLKVEQLVKSSGEIRSFLLIEGQKIYINDQVKAALSFHLEQTEPPLDSYLFKSPKSDAPITRQQAYRVINEAARKVGIADQIGTHTLRKTFGYHAYLKGVAISLIQERFHHASPSETFRYIGMDERDQKIDVNL; translated from the coding sequence GTGGAATTTGTTAACCCTATCAAAAATGTTCAGGACATCCAGTTAATAAAAGGAATGTTAAAGAAGAAATCCAGCCGCGATTTTGTATTGTTTGTTCTGGGCATTAATACTGGATTGAAAATCAGCACGATTCTTTCCTTAAAAGTGGAACAACTGGTAAAAAGTTCAGGGGAGATCCGTTCTTTCTTATTAATTGAGGGTCAAAAAATTTACATTAATGACCAGGTAAAAGCGGCTCTGTCTTTTCATTTGGAGCAAACAGAACCGCCGCTTGACAGCTATCTGTTCAAATCTCCTAAAAGTGATGCTCCGATCACACGGCAGCAGGCATACCGCGTCATAAATGAAGCTGCCCGAAAAGTCGGGATTGCCGATCAAATTGGCACTCATACTTTGCGAAAAACGTTTGGCTATCATGCTTACTTAAAAGGAGTAGCCATCTCTCTTATTCAAGAAAGATTTCACCACGCCTCTCCGTCTGAGACATTCCGCTATATTGGAATGGATGAAAGAGACCAGAAGATCGATGTGAACCTGTAA
- a CDS encoding universal stress protein translates to MKKARARMDESILVCAYYGPNGERLIKRGCKIADMLDCPLYILTVDPSPKDEVGADKAAYIQEWKVLAEELGAEEFIIRYNEKRPAAKVIAEVARELNITQIILGQSPQSRWQEIKKGSFVNTLLREISFVDFHIVSIDRSVEDNENLFENGTRAYLVKEEDGHRITFTHSDHVIHEGIFYKETGTDFNNGVFTYIKENKTCQLHVTDERITEPTSIHSSIKEEKFEN, encoded by the coding sequence ATGAAAAAAGCAAGAGCCCGTATGGATGAAAGTATATTAGTGTGTGCCTATTATGGCCCAAACGGTGAGCGGCTTATTAAGCGTGGATGTAAAATTGCCGATATGCTGGACTGCCCGCTTTATATTTTAACGGTTGATCCGTCTCCGAAAGACGAAGTAGGCGCAGACAAAGCGGCGTACATCCAAGAATGGAAAGTTCTTGCCGAAGAACTAGGGGCGGAAGAGTTTATTATTCGCTACAATGAAAAGAGGCCGGCCGCGAAAGTGATCGCAGAAGTGGCCCGTGAGCTGAATATTACCCAGATTATTTTGGGACAGTCTCCGCAGAGCCGCTGGCAAGAAATTAAAAAGGGTTCTTTTGTAAATACACTGTTGCGTGAAATTTCATTTGTTGATTTTCATATTGTGTCCATCGACAGGTCTGTCGAAGACAACGAAAACCTTTTTGAAAATGGTACAAGAGCGTATCTCGTAAAAGAAGAAGACGGACATCGAATCACCTTTACGCACTCAGACCATGTGATTCATGAAGGAATTTTTTATAAAGAAACCGGTACGGATTTTAACAACGGGGTATTCACATACATTAAAGAAAACAAAACGTGCCAGCTTCATGTGACAGATGAACGGATTACGGAACCAACATCGATTCACTCTTCGATCAAAGAAGAAAAATTTGAAAACTAA
- a CDS encoding Na+/H+ antiporter subunit G, with amino-acid sequence MTENQIVELAAALMVLLGGIIALISAYGVLTLPDVYTRSHAGTKSSTLAVLLALTGVFIYFWSTEHYISIRLVLGIVFLYLTAPVAGHLICRAAYNSEAKMVEEPVESSLKNITETDHEKPVP; translated from the coding sequence TTGACAGAAAACCAAATCGTTGAGCTGGCTGCAGCGTTGATGGTTCTGCTTGGCGGCATTATCGCCCTGATCAGCGCTTATGGCGTTTTAACTCTTCCTGATGTATACACACGCTCACATGCCGGAACCAAAAGCTCTACACTCGCTGTTTTGCTGGCGCTGACCGGCGTATTTATTTATTTCTGGTCGACAGAGCATTACATTAGTATTCGTCTTGTTCTGGGCATTGTGTTTTTATATTTAACTGCACCGGTAGCTGGACATCTGATTTGCCGGGCTGCTTATAATTCAGAAGCAAAAATGGTAGAGGAGCCGGTGGAAAGCAGCTTGAAAAACATAACCGAGACAGATCATGAAAAACCTGTCCCTTAA
- a CDS encoding Na(+)/H(+) antiporter subunit B, producing MRENDLILQTVSKVAVFIILTFGVYLFLAGHHHPGGGFIGGLTLSSAFVLLYLAFDVETINKGLPFDYKKVAALGVIIATLTGTGSLLFGSSFLSQTFAYFNLPIFGKTELATVMLFESGVALGVIGVVVTIIISISEDV from the coding sequence ATGAGAGAAAATGATTTGATTTTACAAACGGTCTCAAAAGTTGCCGTCTTTATTATTCTGACTTTCGGTGTATACCTGTTTTTAGCCGGACATCATCATCCGGGAGGCGGTTTTATCGGCGGGCTGACTCTTTCATCCGCTTTCGTTCTTTTATATTTAGCGTTTGATGTAGAAACCATTAATAAAGGCCTTCCTTTTGATTACAAAAAAGTCGCTGCGCTCGGTGTGATCATTGCCACGCTTACCGGCACAGGTTCTTTGCTGTTTGGCAGCTCTTTTTTAAGCCAGACATTTGCTTATTTTAACCTCCCTATTTTCGGTAAAACAGAGCTTGCGACCGTCATGCTGTTTGAGTCCGGAGTGGCGCTCGGTGTGATCGGCGTAGTGGTCACGATTATTATCAGTATTAGTGAGGATGTGTAA
- a CDS encoding Na+/H+ antiporter subunit E yields the protein MPVQFLLNILIAVLWVMLKDEDSFELDTFAGGFLLGIVIIFLMHRFFGTPFYLKRVYSMLKLFLIFNYELWTSSLIIMKQILIPGVIFEPGTFSYQTKLKSEWEITALALLLMLTPGSTVLRISPEGNEFFIHAMDMKKTKPMVLQSIQTYEKIILEVTRP from the coding sequence GTGCCGGTTCAATTTCTATTAAATATATTAATCGCCGTTTTATGGGTGATGTTAAAAGATGAAGACAGCTTTGAGCTCGATACGTTTGCCGGCGGTTTTCTGCTTGGCATTGTGATTATTTTTTTGATGCACCGATTTTTCGGTACTCCTTTTTACTTGAAACGTGTCTACTCCATGCTGAAACTGTTTCTTATTTTCAATTATGAGCTCTGGACATCCAGCCTTATCATTATGAAGCAAATTTTAATTCCGGGTGTAATTTTTGAGCCCGGTACGTTCTCGTATCAAACAAAGCTTAAAAGTGAATGGGAAATAACCGCTCTTGCGCTTCTGCTTATGCTGACGCCCGGCTCCACCGTTCTGCGCATTTCGCCTGAGGGAAATGAGTTTTTTATCCATGCAATGGACATGAAGAAAACGAAGCCGATGGTTTTACAATCCATTCAAACGTACGAAAAAATTATTTTGGAGGTGACCCGGCCATGA
- a CDS encoding amino acid ABC transporter ATP-binding protein, with the protein MSIITVKNLKKSYGSNEVLKDINAEIQEREVVCVIGPSGSGKSTFLRCLNRLEDITGGQVIIDGQDITDPKVNINKVRQEVGMVFQQFNLFPHKTVLENVMIAPIKVHSLPKESVKEKALDLLGKVGLREKAHQYPGELSGGQKQRVAIARALAMNPKIMLFDEPTSALDPEMVGDVLEVMKQLAKEGMTMVVVTHEMGFAREVGDRVIFMDGGYIVEENKPVQLFGNPQHERTKAFLSKVL; encoded by the coding sequence ATGAGTATTATTACAGTTAAAAATTTAAAAAAATCATATGGTTCTAATGAAGTGTTAAAAGACATTAATGCAGAAATTCAAGAGCGTGAAGTGGTTTGTGTGATCGGCCCTTCCGGCTCGGGGAAAAGTACGTTCTTACGCTGTTTAAACCGTTTGGAAGACATAACAGGCGGCCAGGTTATTATTGACGGCCAGGATATTACCGATCCAAAAGTGAATATCAACAAAGTGCGTCAGGAAGTCGGAATGGTTTTTCAGCAGTTTAACTTATTCCCACACAAAACAGTGCTTGAAAACGTGATGATTGCGCCGATTAAAGTGCATTCTCTGCCGAAAGAAAGTGTAAAGGAAAAAGCGCTGGACCTGCTTGGAAAAGTCGGGCTGCGTGAAAAAGCACATCAGTACCCTGGAGAACTTTCAGGAGGCCAAAAGCAGCGGGTTGCGATCGCACGTGCTCTTGCTATGAATCCGAAAATCATGCTGTTTGATGAACCAACATCCGCTTTGGATCCTGAAATGGTAGGAGACGTACTGGAAGTTATGAAGCAGCTGGCCAAAGAAGGAATGACAATGGTGGTTGTTACACACGAAATGGGCTTTGCCCGTGAAGTCGGTGACCGGGTTATTTTTATGGACGGCGGTTATATCGTAGAAGAAAATAAACCTGTTCAATTGTTTGGTAATCCGCAGCACGAACGGACGAAAGCATTTTTAAGTAAGGTATTATAG
- a CDS encoding Na(+)/H(+) antiporter subunit C, with translation MEIMIILLVGVLVSTATYLLLSKNMIRIVLGTAILSHAIHLLLMTMGGLKKGSVPILGGQADTYTDALPQALILTAIVISFAVTAFFLVLVYRTYQTTGVDNLYDLKGPHDE, from the coding sequence ATGGAAATCATGATTATTCTTTTAGTTGGCGTTCTTGTTTCAACAGCCACCTATCTGCTGCTTTCTAAAAATATGATTCGAATTGTGCTTGGCACTGCCATTTTATCACACGCTATTCATCTGCTGCTCATGACAATGGGCGGACTGAAAAAAGGCAGCGTTCCTATTTTAGGCGGCCAGGCTGATACCTACACAGATGCCCTGCCTCAGGCATTGATCTTAACAGCCATTGTCATCAGTTTTGCTGTGACTGCTTTTTTTCTCGTTCTTGTATATCGTACGTATCAAACGACAGGTGTCGATAATCTGTACGATCTGAAAGGACCTCACGATGAATAA
- a CDS encoding transporter substrate-binding domain-containing protein: MKKVKLLSLFVVLALLLAACGGGDSGEKADGEKTVYKVGIDTTYPPFEYEENGEYTGIDIDIMNAIAKSQGFEIEFSPMDFGGIIPAMQAGQLDVAIAGMSITDERKKVVDFSEPYFDAGLSLVVPKDNKDIQSPDDIKGKKVAVKKGTTGATYATENADKLGIEVVQFNDSPAMFQEVANGNADLLIEDYPVISYAIAQKDLGLKVVGDRLNGDQYGIAVLKGENQDLLEKINKGLAEMKEDGSYDEIINKYLGE, encoded by the coding sequence ATGAAGAAAGTAAAGCTGCTTAGTTTATTTGTAGTTTTAGCTCTTTTGCTGGCTGCTTGCGGCGGCGGGGACAGCGGAGAAAAGGCAGATGGTGAAAAAACCGTTTATAAAGTTGGGATTGATACAACATATCCACCATTTGAGTACGAAGAAAATGGCGAGTATACAGGAATTGATATTGATATTATGAATGCGATCGCAAAAAGCCAGGGATTTGAGATTGAATTTTCACCAATGGATTTTGGCGGGATTATTCCGGCTATGCAGGCGGGACAATTAGATGTAGCCATTGCGGGTATGAGTATTACAGACGAGCGTAAAAAAGTAGTGGATTTCTCTGAGCCTTATTTTGATGCAGGCCTTTCACTCGTTGTGCCAAAAGACAACAAGGATATTCAGTCTCCAGATGATATTAAAGGCAAAAAAGTAGCCGTGAAAAAAGGAACAACAGGCGCAACCTATGCAACAGAAAATGCGGACAAGCTTGGTATTGAAGTAGTTCAGTTTAACGATAGTCCAGCTATGTTCCAGGAAGTAGCGAATGGAAATGCAGATTTATTAATTGAAGATTATCCAGTTATTTCTTACGCCATTGCCCAAAAAGATCTTGGCTTGAAAGTAGTCGGCGACCGCTTGAATGGTGACCAGTACGGTATTGCTGTTTTAAAAGGTGAAAACCAAGACTTGCTTGAAAAAATCAACAAAGGTCTGGCTGAAATGAAAGAAGACGGATCTTACGACGAAATCATTAATAAGTATTTGGGTGAATAA